In the genome of Dioscorea cayenensis subsp. rotundata cultivar TDr96_F1 chromosome 1, TDr96_F1_v2_PseudoChromosome.rev07_lg8_w22 25.fasta, whole genome shotgun sequence, one region contains:
- the LOC120251808 gene encoding receptor-like protein EIX2 — protein MINSKCLEIERQTLLQFKSGLSDPAHRLSSWIGDDCYSWVGITCSNDITKHVVKLDLQNVVILQSYYISSFYTSCDINKALGGKLDPTLVNLQQLHFLDLSCNYFNGIHIPEFMGSFQKLEYLSLSQAGFIGIIPHQFGNLSALKFLDLSYNYIHGNFLIIDNAGWLSGLTSLKYLNLSYVDMSHASNWLSAINMLPSLLDIHLSECGLHFPTLNLQYLNFTSLSTLDLSANSINSTLPNWLFNVSNLEYLYLGDNEFKGKIPSNIQKLDISQSSLLVL, from the coding sequence ATGATCAACTCCAAGTGTCTTGAGATAGAGAGGCaaaccctccttcaatttaaaAGTGGCCTTTCTGATCCTGCCCACAGGCTTTCTTCTTGGATCGGAGACGATTGCTACTCATGGGTGGGCATTACTTGCAGTAATGACATCACCAAACATGTTGTCAAGCTAGACCTGCAGAATGTGGTAATACTTCaatcttattatatttcctccTTCTACACATCATGTGATATAAATAAGGCTCTTGGAGGAAAGCTAGATCCAACTCTTGTAAATCTCCAACAACTTCATTTCTTGGACTTGAGCTGTAATTATTTCAATGGAATTCACATTCCAGAATTCATGGGCTCTTTCCAGAAGTTGGAATATCTCAGTCTATCTCAAGCTGGCTTCATAGGTATTATCCCCCATCAGTTTGGAAATCTCTCTGCTTTGAAATTCCTTGATCTATCTTACAATTATATACATGGGAATTTTCTCATCATTGACAATGCTGGTTGGCTATCTGGACTCACTTCTTTGAAATATCTCAACTTGAGCTATGTGGATATGTCCCATGCATCAAATTGGCTTTCTGCAATTAACATGCTTCCTTCCTTGCTCGATATTCATCTATCAGAATGCGGGCTTCATTTCCCAACGCTTAATCTCCAGTATTTGAATTTTACATCTCTATCTACTCTTGATCTTTCTGCAAACTCCATTAACTCCACCCTACCTAATTGGTTGTTCAACGTCAGCAACCTTGAATATCTTTACCTTGGAGACAATGAATTCAAAGGCAAAATTCCCAGCAATATTCAGAAACTTGACATCTCTCAAAGCTCTTTACTTGTCTTATAA
- the LOC120263583 gene encoding receptor-like protein EIX2 has product MSQLVTLSLSMNKINGMVPFTLCTLANTQALDVSLNYLTGKLPNCWNNNSQFMVLDFSSNNISGGIPNSICSLQKLESLHLSNNSLSDVFPTSLRECHSLVTLDLSYNNFYGSIPNWIPKSMPNLQILNLKFNKFSGYLPPQLSSLPKLHVLDLSHNNLSGSIPRNFGNFSGMTLSKKMDGLEDFDSIVFSMGYILLVIKGNEYKCKIILSLINVMDLSCNNFHGSIPEELTNLSELESLNLSRNHLTGDITNKISKMRELESLDLSKNNISGIIPPSLESMDFLEGLNLSYNNLSGRIPFEKHFTTFDDPYIYIGNLELCGPPLSINCSRDEVLTTPTSDVQEKDIWLHLGICSGFITGLWAVFIIMLFKGTWRVAYFQYVDNMCNRMYVAILVKFTILKRKYQHKYNWML; this is encoded by the coding sequence ATGTCTCAGTTGGTAACCCTCAGCCTctcaatgaataaaataaatggtATGGTGCCTTTCACTTTATGTACTTTAGCAAATACACAAGCGTTGGATGTCTCATTGAACTATTTGACTGGAAAGCTTCCCAACTGTTGGAATAATAACTCACAGTTCATGGTGTTGGATTTTTCAAGCAACAACATATCAGGAGGAATCCCTAATTCTATTTGTTCTCTTCAAAAACTTGAGTCATTGCACTTGAGCAACAATAGTTTGTCAGATGTGTTCCCTACATCTCTAAGGGAATGTCATAGTTTGGTTACTCTTGATCTgagttataataatttttatggaaGTATACCAAATTGGATACCTAAGAGCATGCCCAACTTGCAAAttctcaatttaaaatttaataagttttcAGGATATCTCCCCCCTCAACTTTCAAGTCTCCCCAAACTTCATGTATTGGACCTATCACACAATAACTTGTCTGGCTCTATACCGAGAAACTTTGGCAACTTCAGTGGTATGACATTATCCAAAAAAATGGATGGTCTGGAAGATTTCGATTCTATTGTGTTTTCCATGggatatatattattagttataaaAGGGAATGAGTAcaaatgtaaaataattttatcgcttattaaTGTCATGGACCTTTCTTGCAACAATTTTCATGGAAGCATACCTGAAGAATTAACAAATCTTTCTGAATTGGAGAGCTTAAATCTATCTAGAAATCATCTTACTGGAGATATTACAAATAAGATCAGCAAAATGCGAGAATTGGAATCTCTTGATTTGTCTAAAAACAACATCTCAGGAATAATACCTCCTTCCTTGGAAAGTATGGACTTTTTGGAAGGTTTGAATTTGTCATACAATAATTTGTCAGGACGGATTCCTTTTGAGAAACATTTTACCACATTTGATGATCCATATATATACATCGGCAATCTTGAACTTTGTGGGCCTCCTCTATCTATCAATTGTTCAAGGGACGAAGTGCTAACAACTCCAACAAGTGATGTCCAAGAAAAAGATATATGGCTTCATCTCGGCATTTGCTCTGGTTTTATCACTGGTTTGTGGgcagtttttattattatgctgTTCAAAGGAACTTGGAGGGTTGCATATTTCCAATATGTGGACAACATGTGTAATCGAATGTATGTTGCAATTCTTGTGAAGTTCACTATCTTAAAGAGGAAATATCAACACAAATATAACTGGATGCTATGA